The segment CGGCTGGCGATCCTCGGGGGCACGTTGGTCGTGGACAGCCCGGACGGCGGGCCGACCCGGGTACGACTGGAGATTCCCCTGTGACGAACCCCGCGACGAACATCGAAGAGACGTCGGGCGGCGTGAACGTCGTGGTCGCCGACGACTCGGTCCTGCTGCGCGAGGGTGTGGCCGGTGTCCTGCGCCGATTCGGCCACCGTGTACTGGCCGCGGTGGGAGACGCTGACGCCCTGGAGACGGCGGTGCGTGACCACTCCCCCGACCTGGTCGTTACCGACGTACGGATGCCTCCCGGCTACCGCGACGAGGGGCTGCTGGCCGCGGTGCGCATCCGACGCGCCCATCCCCACCTGGGGATCATCGTGCTCAGCCAGTACGTCCAACCCACCTACGCCTCCGATCTGCTGGAGATCGACGCGCCGGCCGGCGTGGGCTACCTCCTGAAGGAACGCATCGGCGACGTCGAGGAGTTCGCCGACGCCGTCACGAAGGTCAGCGCCGGCGGATCCGTACTCGACCGCGACGTCGTCCGCGTCATGCTCGCGGCCCGCTCCAACCCGCTCACCCGCCTCGCCCCACGGGAACGCGAGGTCCTCAGCCTGATGGCCCGCGGCGAGTC is part of the Spiractinospora alimapuensis genome and harbors:
- a CDS encoding response regulator transcription factor → MTNPATNIEETSGGVNVVVADDSVLLREGVAGVLRRFGHRVLAAVGDADALETAVRDHSPDLVVTDVRMPPGYRDEGLLAAVRIRRAHPHLGIIVLSQYVQPTYASDLLEIDAPAGVGYLLKERIGDVEEFADAVTKVSAGGSVLDRDVVRVMLAARSNPLTRLAPREREVLSLMARGESNTTIARELVVSDAAVRKHIGSIFTKLDLAPETEGHRRVLAVLTYLAGE